The Chanos chanos chromosome 6, fChaCha1.1, whole genome shotgun sequence genome includes a region encoding these proteins:
- the jam3a gene encoding junctional adhesion molecule C, whose amino-acid sequence MFAADRLFVVHHRMTETEDATHIMTVPIWHILRPLFSGVTPAFMPHYHCYRYEDYLEDNRIALWKLINDSIQQLVHSIVWTAKLSGYMCACHISTYAVILRTTDKSVWANEFESIELTCLIESISTNNPRIEWKKIKNGVPSYVYFQNKISGDLEHRALLREPANLLILNASRSDTAQYRCEVAAIDDQKPFDEILISLAVRVKPVVPKCSVPESVTVGSSTELRCIENEGFPPSQYQWFRNNEELPEDPKSSLKFLNSSYVMNVDTGSLKFRVVKKEDAGEYYCQAKNEAGYAKCNAQKMEVHDLDIMGIFLKVSAGVAALVIVIMGICHVQKRGYCSSKSQTGNNYKIPQRDNREDYVSADEGHFRHKSSFVI is encoded by the exons ATGTTTGCGGCTGATCGTCTGTTTGTTGTTCATCATCGTATGACTGAGACAGAAGATGCCACTCACATTATGACTGTACCTATTTGGCATATTTTGAGGCCTCTGTTCAGTGGAGTCACCCCAGCCTTCATGCCCCATTATCACTGTTATCGCTATGAGGACTACTTAGAGGATAATCGCATTGCt CTATGGAAACTCATCAACGACAGCATCCAGCAGCTTGTCCACTCCATCGTCTGGACCGCCAAGCTATCTGgctatatgtgtgcat GCCACATCTCCACATATGCAGTAATTCTCAGAACTACAGATAAATCTGTATGGGcaaatgaatttgaat CAATTGAATTGACCTGTTTGATCGAGTCCATCTCAACCAACAATCCCAGAATCGAATGGAAGAAAATCAAAAATGGAGTTCCAAGTTATGTGTATTTCCAGAACAAAATTTCAG GTGATTTGGAACACAGGGCTCTTCTGCGAGAACCTGCGAACCTTCTCATTCTGAACGCAAGCCGATCCGACACTGCACAGTATCGCTGTGAGGTTGCCGCTATCGATGACCAGAAACCGTTTGATGAAATTTTAATCAGTCTTGCTGTAAGAG TGAAACCGGTTGTGCCAAAGTGCAGCGTGCCAGAATCCGTCACTGTGGGGTCATCTACGGAACTGCGATGTATTGAGAATGAAGGATTTCCTCCATCCCAGTACCAATGGTTTCGCAACAATGAGGAATTACCAGAAGACCCAAAAAGTAGCCTCAAGTTCCTTAACTCCTCATACGTTATGAATGTTGACACCGGCTCACTG AAATTTAGAGTGGTGAAGAAAGAGGATGCAGGGGAGTACTATTGCCAAGCAAAGAATGAAGCAGGGTATGCTAAGTGCAATGCACAGAAGATGGAAGTCC ATGATCTTGACATTATGGGAATATTCTTGAAAGTGTCAGCTGGGGTGGCTGCACTGGTTATTGTAATCATGGGAATCTGTCATGTCCAAAAACGGGGTTACTGCTCCAGCAAGAGCCAAACAGGAAACAA TTACAAGATTCCCCAGCGGGATAATAGAGAGGATTACGTCAGTGCAGATGAG GGACATTTTCGCCACAAGTCTTCATTTGTCATCTGA
- the vps26b gene encoding vacuolar protein sorting-associated protein 26B: MSFFGFGQSAEIDIVLNDAETRKKAEHKTEDGKKDKYFLFYDGETVSGKVNVTLKNPGKRLEHYGIKIEFIGQIELYYDRGNHHEFVSLVKDLARPGELSQSQTFDFEFTHVEKPYESYTGQNVKLRYFLRATISRRLNDISKEMDIVVHTLCTYPELNSSIKMEVGIEDCLHIEFEYNKSKYHLRDVIVGKIYFLLVRIKIKHMEIDIIKRETTGTGPSVYHENDTIAKYEIMDGAPVRGESIPIRLFLAGYELTPTMRDINKKFSVRYYLNLVLIDEEERRYFKQQEIILWRKGDIVRRSMSQQAAIASQRFVGSSETAAVQAKEESK, from the exons ATGAGTTTTTTCGGCTTTGGACAAAGTGCAGAAATCGACATTGTTCTTAATGATGCCGAGACACGGAAGAAAGCGGAGCACAAAACAGAAGATggcaaaaaagacaaatatttccTCTTTTATGATGGCGAAACTGTCAGCGGGAAAGTAAACGTCACATTGAAAAATCCGGGGAAAAGACTTGAACATTACGGGATTAAAATCGAATTCATCGGACAGATCG AGCTGTACTATGACAGGGGAAACCACCATGAATTTGTGTCCCTCGTGAAGGATCTTGCGCGACCTGGTGAGCTGTCACAGTCCCAGACATTCGACTTCGAATTCACGCATGTGGAGAAGCCTTATGAGTCTTACACAGGCCAGAATGTTAAACTAAG ATACTTTCTCCGTGCCACAATCAGTCGACGGCTGAATGACATTAGCAAAGAAATGGATATTGTTGTGCACACACTTTGTACATACCCAGAGCTTAACTCCTCTATCAAGATGGAAGTGGGAATTGAAGACTGCCTCCATATTGAGTTTGAGTATAACAAATCCAA ATACCACCTGAGGGATGTTATCGTAGGAAAAATTTACTTCCTGCTTGTGAGAATAAAAATTAAGCACATGGAAATTGACATCATAAAACGAGAAACAACCGGCACCGGACCCAGTGTGTACCACGAAAACGACACCATTGCCAAATATGAAATCATGGATGGGGCACCAGTGAGAG GAGAGTCGATTCCCATTAGACTATTCCTAGCTGGCTATGAGCTGACTCCCACCATGAGGGACATCAATAAGAAGTTCTCAGTGCGTTACTACCTTAACCTAGTGCTGATCGATGAGGAGGAGCGACGCTACTTCAAACAACAG GAAATTATTCTTTGGAGGAAAGGGGACATTGTTAGGAGAAGCATGTCTCAGCAGGCCGCCATTGCTTCTCAGAGATTTGTGGGAAGTTCAGAAACTGCTGCTGTACAAGCCAAAGAGGAGAGTAAATAa
- the thyn1 gene encoding thymocyte nuclear protein 1: MPPKKRTGGSRNELSTSAGQDNLSGNESAEDFDNDVKGKRKKPATETSAKQKGTSEKDASGKTVYCHWLMKSEPESRIQNGVDVKFGIEDLKALPNQTGCWDGVRNYQARNFMRDMKVEQQAFFYHSNCKEPGIAGIMKIVKEAYVDHTQFDKKDPHYDPSSKPGNPKWIMVDVQFERKTKRYIPLSELKKYHLRHKAKGGPLKNMALFTRSRLSVQPLTEEEFNFVLSLEGKGRI, from the exons ATGCCACCCAAGAAGAGAACTGGCGGGAGTCGCAACGAACTAA GCACATCAGCAGGACAGGATAATTTGTCAGGTAATGAGTCAGCTGAGGATTTTGATAATGACGTGAAGGGTAAACGCAAGAAACCAGCAACAGAGACATCTGCAAAGCAGAAAGGCACATCTGAAAAAGATGCATCAGGAAAAACTGTGTATTGCCACTGGTTAATGAAATCAGAGCCTGAGAGTCGAATCCAGAATGGAGTAGACGTTAAG TTTGGGATTGAAGATCTAAAGGCTCTTCCTAATCAAACAGGATGCTGGGATGGAGTAAGAAATTATCag GCCCGTAACTTCATGAGAGACATGAAGGTGGAGCAGCAAGCATTCTTCTACCACAGTAACTGCAAAGAACCTGGAATAGCTGGCATTATGAAA ATAGTTAAGGAGGCGTATGTGGACCATACACAGTTTGACAAGAAAGATCCTCATTATGATCCCTCTAGCAAGCCAGGAAACCCTAAGTGGATTATG GTAGATGTTCAGTTTGAGAGGAAGACCAAGCGGTACATCCCTCTGTCTGAGCTGAAGAAGTACCACTTACGGCACAAAGCCAAAGGTGGGCCATTGAAGAACATGGCCCTTTTCACCAGGTCAAGGCTCTCAGTGCAACCTCTCACTGAAG aggaATTTAACTTTGTGCTGAGTTTAGAGGGCAAAGGCAGAATTTAA
- the acad8 gene encoding isobutyryl-CoA dehydrogenase, mitochondrial, whose protein sequence is MAAVGTLSRVARWGACNVIGRSRRLIFNRIQKRGIAASIDPSIGLTDEQKEFQKVAFDFAANEMAPHMAEWDQKEMFPVETMRKAAQLGFGGIYVQPDVGGSGLSRLDTSVIFEALSTGCVSTTAYISIHNMCAWMIDTFGNAEQREKYCPDLCTMEKFASYCLTEPGSGSDAASLLTTAKREGDHYILNGSKAFISGGGDTDVYIVMCRTGGKGPKGISCLVLEKGTPGLSFGKKEKKVGWNSQPTRAVIFEDCAVPVANRLGEEGQGFNIAMKGLNGGRINIASCSLGAAHACVQLARDHLCVRKQFGETLANNQFLQFKLAEMATKLVASRLLVREAARALQENRPDAVSLCSMAKLFVTDECFTVCNQALQMHGGYGYLKDYAVQQFVRDIRVHQILEGTNEVMRMIIARSLLTES, encoded by the exons ATGGCAGCAGTGGGGACGTTGTCAAGAGTTGCCCGATGGGGTGCATGTAATGTTATTGGCAGAAGTCGTCGTTTAATATTTAACAGAATACAGAAACGCGGGATAGCAGCTTCAATAGATC CGTCAATTGGGCTCACAGATGAACAGAAGGAATTCCAGAAAGTTGCCTTTGACTTTGCCGCTAATGAAATGGCACCACACATGGCTGAATGGGACCAAAAG GAAATGTTTCCGGTGGAGACCATGAGGAAGGCGGCGCAGCTCGGCTTTGGTGGGATTTATGTACAACCTGATGTGGGAGGCTCGGGGCTCTCTCGCCTAGACACATCTGTCATTTTTGAAGCCTTATCCACTGGCTGTGTCAGCACCACAGCATACATCAGCATTCATAA CATGTGTGCCTGGATGATTGATACCTTTGGTAATGCTGAGCAAAGGGAGAAGTATTGTCCTGACCTCTGTACAATGGAGAAATTTGCCTCCTACTGTCTCACTGAGCCTG GTAGTGGGAGTGATGCAGCGTCTTTACTGACCACAGCAAAGCGAGAAGGAGACCATTATATCCTAAATGGCTCTAAG GCTTTCATCAGTGGAGGGGGAGACACGGATGTGTACATTGTGATGTGTCGAACGGGTGGCAAAGGCCCTAAGGGCATCTCCTGTCTCGTGTTGGAAAAAGGAACCCCAGGACTCAGTTTTGgcaaaaaggagaagaag GTTGGGTGGAATTCACAGCCAACTAGAGCTGTAATATTTGAGGACTGTGCTGTTCCAGTGGCCAATCGGCTCGGGGAGGAGGGGCAAGGCTTCAATATTGCCATGAAAGGTCTCAATGGGGGCCGGATTAATATTG CCTCCTGCTCGCTGGGGGCGGCTCACGCTTGTGTCCAGCTCGCTCGAGATCACCTGTGCGTACGCAAACAGTTTGGAGAAACTCTGGCGAACAACCAG TTTCTGCAGTTTAAGCTGGCAGAGATGGCCACTAAGCTGGTAGCGTCTCGGCTGCTGGTGAGAGAGGCCGCGCGGGCTCTGCAGGAGAACAGGCCGGACGCGGTATCATTGTGCTCCATGGCCAAGCTCTTTGTCACTGATgagtgttttaca GTATGCAACCAGGCCCTGCAGATGCATGGAGGTTATGGCTACCTGAAAGACTATGCAGTGCAGCAGTTTGTGCGGGACATTAGAGTGCATCAGATACTAGAAG GTACAAACGAAGTGATGCGAATGATCATTGCCAGGAGTTTATTAACAGAGTCATGA